A window of Rhinatrema bivittatum chromosome 2, aRhiBiv1.1, whole genome shotgun sequence contains these coding sequences:
- the LOC115083343 gene encoding uncharacterized protein LOC115083343: MLSGFYKPLETITYAKLEKCQFECETLPFLGYIVSSSGFQMDPEKVAAIINWPRPSGLKALQRFLGFANFYRHFIPHYSQKVAPLTALTRKGVNAHDWPTTASNAFEELKQAFLAAPCLRHQDP, encoded by the coding sequence ATGTTAAGCGGGTTTTACAAGCCCTTAGAGACAATCACATAcgccaaacttgagaaatgccagtttgaatGTGAGACACTTCCGTTCTTAGGATACATTGTTTCCTCGtctggcttccagatggatcctgaaAAAGTGGCAGCCATTATCAATTGGCCTCgtccgtctggcctgaaggcctTACAGcgcttccttggcttcgccaacttttacaggcatTTCATACCTCATTACTCTCAGAAAGTAGCTCCTCTCACCGCGCTTACCCGCAAAGGAGTCAACGCCCACGATTGGCCTACTACCGCCTCCAATGCCTTCGAAGAATTGAAGCAAGCATTTCTAGCAGCACCTTGCTTACGTCACCAGGATCCATGA